The sequence below is a genomic window from Zhongshania aliphaticivorans.
AGGAGTTTGATTTTATCTCGGCCACGATTGCAAAACACAAACAAGACTTCCATCATCGGCGAGAGCGCCAGCTCGTTTTCAACCAGCGCGGCCAAGCCATTGATGGACTTGCGCATATCTACCGGGGCCATGTACAAATAGACCTCAATATTGGATGTCGGCCGCAGCATCAGTTCGATTCCCGAAGGAGTTGCAGCACGGCGGGCAACACGACAGGCAAATCGCTGGCGGATAATTCCAATCGAACGCCGAGCGGTAAATTCATTATCATACGAGATGAGGCTGGCATGCCGCCCAGTTTTAATAATTTTGCTGAGGGCGCTTTTGCGGGGCTCAATCGATTGCGCCAATACGCGAAGTTATGAAATTTGATCTCATGCTGCTTGCAATACGCGGCTTGGGATAGTCCGCTGCCTTGCCAGGCGGTGACATGGTCTTGCCAGAATTGGGCTTTGTTGATGGTGGTCATGAATAGCTCCTCAGTTAAAAATTGAAGAGTAAAGCCGTAGTGGGAAGATTATTAGATGTGGTTTATTGAGCGCTTACAGTACAAGTCTTATTCGTTGAATTTCATTACAAAGCTCATGGTGGCAAGAATCGGTATGCTGTTTGGTAGATGAGGCATGAAATCGCGTATCACAAGTTAGTGAACTTCGCGCCTGCGGCGCCGGACGCCTTCGACTGCGCTTCGCTCCGTTACAGCCCTCGGTTATCGAGGCGTTATATTTGTAGAAAAGCCATCTAGATAAGGGCTTTGCTAATATTGGCCAAAGCACACGTAATCAGCTGCCATATTCCTCTATTCGATCTGTTAAAGCCGGTATTTTATCGGAGCGCCGATAATTCAATATCAGCAAAGCTGCGAACGCAGCGATGGTGGGGGTGGTACTCCATTTCGGCCGCGTCTCTTTGTAGCCACGCAGTGTGCATACCGACTTCCGCTGCGGCGTCTAGCTCTTCAACTATATCGGATAAAAACAGAATTTCACTGGCTGGTTTGCCAATCGCTTTTTGAATTTTTTGGTAGGACTCGGCTTCGCGCTTGGCGCCGGTAACGGTGTCGAAATAGCCTTTAAACAAGCCGCTTAAATCGCCGCCTTCGTTAAATTCAAAAAACAGTTTTTGCGCGTAAACCGAGCCTGAGGAATAAACATAAAGACCCAGGCCTTGCTGATGCCAAGCTTTTAGGGAGTCTAATGCGTCCGCGTAAATATGGGCTTGGTAATCGCCGTTGCGGTAGCCGTGTTCCCAGACTAAGCCCTGCAAGCTTTTAAGCGGTGTGACTTTTTTGTCGTCGCTAATCCAGTGCAAAAGTTGGGCGATGAGGGCCTCAATATCATCGGCGGCAATGCCCGCTAATGCGGCAACGTCTTGTAATGCGCTACTTACTTCAGGTTTAGTGTGATTGCCGCGAACAAACTCAGGCAAATTCTTTGCCGCATAAGGGAAGAGCACTTCATGCACAAAATGAATTGAGCTGGTGGTGCCTTCAATGTCGGTAAGAATGGTGTTGACCACAGTCTATTCCCTTGGCTTTTAGTTTGTTGCGGCAATGCGTGAGTAGGCGTCGGCGATTTTGCTGCCGGTGTAATTCGCCACCCAGCCATCGGGGTTGTTAAAAAAGCGAATGGCGACTAAGTCCGGCTCCGGGCCAAGATCAAACCAGTGCTTGGTGTTGGCGGGTACGCTTAGTAAATCGCCTTTTTCGCAGAGTATCTCAAATACTTTGTCGCCAATATGCAGGGCAAACAGACCTTGGCCCTCAACAAAAAAGCGCACTTCATCTTCGCTGTGGGTATGCTCGTCTAAAAACTTTTGGCGAAGGGCGTCTTTTTGGGGATTGTCACTGGCGATGCTGATCACGTCTACGGTTTGGTAGCCTTGTTCGCGTATCAAGCGTTCCACATCATCAGCATAAGCGGCTAAGACGGTGTCTTGGCTATCGCCAGCGCGAGTATCGTCACGGGTTTGCCATTGCTCAAAGCGAACGCCCTCGGCGCCGAGTAAGCGGCTAATCTCACTTGGCTCAGTGCTGTGCACCAACGACTGGTTGCTGTCGGAATCGGCAAAAATAGTCAGTGTACTCATGGTGGCTCCTAGCGGCTAAGGCGCATTCTTTCGAGTTCGCAGTGTAAAAGAAAATCGACGGCTTCTAAATTGCGCATACAGGCGTCTAAATCTTTGCCCCAGCAATACACGCCGTGGCCGCGAATTAAATAGGCGGGGCAGAGGGGGTGCTCGGCTAGGTATTGATCGGCCTCTACCGCAAGGGCGTCGATATCTTGGGTATTGGCAAAAATGGGGATGCTCACGCGGGTGGCGTGGGTGTCGACGCCATCAAAGGCTTTGAGTAGCTCGTAATTTTCTAACACCAGTTCAGGGCTGTTTGCCAGTGCCATGGACAAAACCGTGGCTGCTGGGGAGTGGCAGTGCAGTACTGCGCCTATGTGGGCGAAGCGGGCATACAGCTGGGTGTGCAGGGCGGTTTCTGCCGAGGGTTTGCCGCTGCTGATCGGCTTGGCACGGAGGTCAACGGCAATGAAATCGCTGGGGCTAAGGCGGCCCTTGTGATTGCCGGATGCAGTGACAATGGCCGACTCGGCATTGAGGCGACAAGAGAAGTTACCACTGGTGGCGGGCACCCAGCCCCGGCGGTAAAGCTCGTCACCAGCGGCGGCCAGGGCAACGGCCTGCTGGTAGAAGTATTTGCTGTCGATCATGGCGGCTTCTCTTCCTTTTTAGCTGTCAGCGGCGGCGCGCAAGTGGGCGAGGACCTTGTCACGGTTGGGGGCATGAATAATGCCGTGTTCGGTAACAATGGCGTCGATTAAGGCGGCGGGTGTTACGTCAAAAGCCGGGTTGGCAATATTGATATTTTCTGGTGCAATCCGCTGGCCAAAGCTGTGGCTGATTTCTTCGCCGGGGCGCTGTTCAATGGGGATTTGCTCACCGTCGATATTGGCGTCAAAGGTACTGGTCGGCGCGGCAACCATGACTTTTACACCGTGGTATTTGGCGATAATAGCGAGGTTATAGGTGCCGATTTTATTCGCGGCATCGCCATTGGCGGCAACGCGGTCGGCGCCCACAATAATCCAGCTGGGCTTTTGTTCCCGCATAAGGTGCGCCGCGGCGCCCTCAATGGCCAAGGTCACTGGAATACCGTCTTGCATTAGTTCCCAGCTGGTAAGCCTTGCGCCCTGCAGCCATGGCCGGGTTTCTCCGGCAATCACGCCGCGAATATTGCCGTCGCGGTAGGCGGAGCGAATAACCCCCAGTGCTGTACCGTAGCCCCCGGTGGCCAAGGCACCGGCGTTGCAGTGGGTGTACACCACGCTGTTGGCGGGAATCAGGCTGGCGCCAAAATCGCCTATGCGCTGGTTGAGCTTAATGTCTTCGGCGTGAATGTTTTCTGCCAGCGCGGTGAGTGCGCCCAGTACATTGCCACCATTGCCTTGTTCTTCTATTACGCGGTCGCAGCGCTCCAGTGCCCAAAATAAATTAACGGCGGTGGGGCGGGAATTAGCCAAGGCGCTGCGCGCCGCGCTAAGTGCCTGACACCACGCGGCGACGCTGGCGGGCGTAGATGTGAGTTGCTGCGCAGCCAGTACCATGCCGTAGGCTGCGGTGATGCCAATTGCGGGTGCGCCGCGCACCACCATATTACGAATGGCCTCAGCCACCGCAAAGGGCTCGCTGTAGCTTAGGTACTCAATTTGAGCGGGAAGTATGCGTTGGTCAAGCAATTGCAATTGCTGTGTTGACCATTTAATGGCGCTGGGGCTAGTCACTGGCGGCCTCCGTTTTTACAGGGCGGCAATTATAAGCTTGCTCCTAGGTGTTTGGCCATGCGGATGTCAGAATGGTGTTTTGATAGCTGTTTTTAGCGGAGTTGTGAATGGGCGAATATGGAGTGTGGCTGGTCGCCGCTACCTTAATAATTGTGGTGCTAATGGTGATTGCTGGGCGCTTGCTGTGGCAATTACGTGAACAGCGTCGGCGCGAACAGGCTGAGCGCTCGGGCTTTCAAAATGAGTTGGAGGTGCAGGGCGTGGCGGCACGAGAAGGGATTTCGATCCTTACGCGCAGCTATTTGGCTGGGCAGTTGGGCGCAAGTGAGTGCGCGCTGCGGGTGGCGGTGTTGGCCGAGACGGCGGCGGTGGATTCGGCCTATAGCGCCGATATTGCGGTATTTAGCGATATGGCGGCTAGCTTGGCGCATATTCCAACCCATGCAGATTGGAAGGCCTTAAGTGCTGAAGAACGCGCTAGCTACAGCGCTGAAATGGGACTGCTGGAAGCCCGTTATCTCGATAGTCTTCAGCGCGCTGCCGAGCATTTGAGCAAGATTACTTGAGGATGTTTTGATGCTGCATCAGGTGATTTAAGCCACTAACCATATTCTGCTGGAATTTTAATTGTGCTTCGAGCTGCTCAGGTTGTAGGGGGTCAACGCCAAAAATAGAGTGGTGTAGCGGCGCCAGGGTGACGTAACCCAAAATCATGCAGTGGAAGGCCATGGCGGTGGGGACGTTGATCCAGTCTTTGTCGGGGTTTTTGGCTGGGTCGCTAATTGACGAGAAAAATTTGCGGTACCAGCGGTCACTCAGTAAGTCTAGCGTTTCGTCGCGGGCGAGGGTGGCGTGCTGGACGATACGCGCGGTATTAGGGGTTGTGGCCAACAGCGATAGCACTTGATAGATTTGCTGGCTGGTGTCAGCAAAATCGGCATCGGCGGCCATGCCTCTTGTCGCCTCTGCCAAGGGGGTGAAAAGCCGGTGGCAAACCTGCTCGTAAATCGCAAATTTATTGCTGAAATGTTTATAAATACCTGGGCTGCTAATGCCAACTTGAGCGGCAATCTCGCTTACTGATGTCGCAGCAAAGCCCTGTTGGGCAAACAGGCCTTCGGCAACATCGAGTATGCGTTCCTTGGTATTGCGGCGGGTAGCCATTGTCTAATCCTTCTTCTTCAATTTTATCGGTATCGCTTATTACTGGGCAATTAACCACATAAACGCGACTGCGCTGCCTAAGCTGGCAACGAGCAAGAAAAAAGCCTGCCAGCGGAAGCGTTTACTCAGCGAATCGGGTTCTGAGCTAGCAATCATATAGGGTTGTCGGCGACTGGGCGAGTAGCTGATGGTATGTACCGGGGCCGGAGGCGTTTGATTGCGGTATTGGCGCTGCGCTTTGCGCAGGGCTTCGGCGCGTACTAAGTCCCATTCTTGTAGGTCTATTTCACCATCGCCGTTGCGGTCAAAACGGGCGACGAGCTGGTCGTAATCCCGTTTCCAATCATTGAGTATCGTTGCCATCGCTTTTTCTTGTAGCTCACTGGCGCTGGGCGGGTGCCGAGTTTGAAATTGGCCAATGATATAGAGTAAATCGTCAGCGCAGAGTATTTCTTCAGTATAACGATAGCGACTGCCAAATAGGCTGTGCTTACTCAACGTGCTATTGGGATGGCGTTCACTGCCCTTCCATACCTTTTTGCGCAGGGTGCTCACCTCGGCGCGATCGGGGTAAACAATACAGTCGCCGGTACCGTCATTGAGTATAAATGGCTGCTCGCTGGTTTTGCGTTCGACACTGCGCCAATGGCTATTTTTGCCTGAGGATTCGTAGCGCTCAATATTGTAGCGGTACCACAGGCAGGGCGTTTGGCTTAAGCCACTGAGTAGCAATTCTGAGGTACCGGCTTTGGCAAAGCCGATGAGCTCAACATAACCCTGGTGCGCAGAGCGAATTTTAGAGGTTGGGGTATCTTCAATGATGCGGGCGGAGTGCAGGCGGCTGAGGCTGCCATAGGCGCAGCCTAGGGCAATGGCGGCGCTGATTCCTAGGCTGAGATAATCCGCCGACATATTAATTAAACAAAGATTTTATATCGACGTCCTGTACTTCACTTTTGGCAAACTTCAGCAGATCGAAGGCGTGAAAGCGAAACCAGCGGGCGATGATGACGTCGGGAAATTGTTCAATACGAACATTGTTGTTGTTCACCGCTTCGTTATAGACCTCACGCCGATCGGCAATGGCATTTTCTAATTCTGAAATGCGATTTTGCAAGGCGGCAAAACTGCTGTCGGCTTTTAGCTCGGGGTAGTTTTCAGCCAGTGCAAATAGTTGGCCGGTTGAAGCGCGCAAGTTTGTTTCAGCTTGCCCCAGGGCAATTATGTCGTGGTTGGACTGGGCAACAGACACCTGCTGGCGGGCGGTAATGACCTTGCTGAGGGTTTCTTGCTCGTGCTTCATATACTGTTTGCAGGTTTCGATGAGCTTGGGGAGCTCGTCGTGGCGCTGCTTGAGCAGTACGTCAATATTGGCAAGGTGCTTGCTCACGGCGTGTTTTAAACTGACCAGGCCGTTATAGAGCATGACCAAATAAAAAATACTAAATAGGACGACAGCGAGGCTGATAATAAGACCGATTTCCATGTCCTTGTTCCTTTGTTGATAAATATAAGTTTGGGAGCCTTAATGGCCGGCTTCGAAGCGAATGGGCATTTTCTTTATGCCGTTTACAAAATACGAGCGGATATACTCTAGCTCGCCATTAGTCCGGGGTTTGCGCAATCGGGGGATGATCTCCTCGAACATGACGAGTAACTCTAACCGGGCAAGGTGGGAACCAATGCAAAAGTGCTGTCCTATGCCAAATGAGCGCACTTGCTGAGCCAGCTTGGGCATGCGCTCGGCGCGGCGAACATCAAATTGCATGGCGTCGTCACCAAATACCGCTTCATCGTGATTGACGGCGTGATAGTGAAGAATGACTTTGTCACCGGCTTTGATCGCTTGGCCACCTAGCTCAATATCTTGGGTCGCGGTGCGACGCATTTGTATAAACGCGGTGTTGAACCGCAGTATTTCGTCGATTGCGGCGGGTATCTTTGCGGGATTGTCGACTAAGTACTGGAGCTGCTCGGGATGCTCCATTAAAAGACGCATGCCGTGGGAGATTACGGTTCGGGTAGATTCATTGCCGCCGACCAAGATAAGAATAAACATCCAGGCAAAGTCTTCTTCTGATATGCCCTCGCCGTCGACTTCACCATCGAGCAAGGCGCCCGTTATATTGTTCATGGGCTCGCTGCGATGTTTTGCGGCCAGTTGCAATGCGTAGTTAATACAGTCGCCTGCGGCAATCTGGCCGTCTAGCTCGCTGGTTGCCATGTCGGGGTCGTCAGCGAAGATCATGGTGTTGGTCCAGTCGAAAAACTGCTTGCGGTCGCTAAGCGGCACCCCTAAAAGCTCAAGTATGGCTATGAGTGGAAGTTCCGCCGCGACCTCTTCGACAAACTCGCATTCGCCGCGCGCCACGACATTATCCAAAATACGCTTAGCATGGGCGCGAAATGCCGGCTCATAGGAGTCGACCCGCTTTGGTGTAAAAGCCTCACGTACAATGCGCCGGACTTTCTGGTGGCGCGGTGGGTCCATATTGATAATGGTGTGGCTGAAAATTAAATCCACCATGTCCTGGGGGTGCTCCATTGGGAAGGAGCTGCGCAGCGCTGACGAAAATAGGGCGGGGTTTTTAGAGACGTAGTCAAGCTCTTGCTGGCCCACTACCGCCCAATAAGGTACGCCGGTCAGGGGGTCATCCATTTTAAGCACCGGCCCTGCTTGGCGAAATTTTTGGAGTGCCTCGTAGGGCATACCCTGCGCGTAGGTATCGGGGTCTAGCAGATTGGCAAAAGGGCATTCCGGCATAGTGAGGTCTCTTATTGAGCTTGTTATTCAGGTATGTCGTTAGTTGTTTGGGGCTTGATCGCTAAGCACGCTTAATTGCGTGTCCAGTCTGGCGCCGGCAGGCCCATGTTTTCTAAAAATACTGGGTTGAATAATTTGCTCTTATAGCGATCGCCGTAGTCGCAAAGTATGGTCACAATTGTGTGGCCGGGGCCGAGTTTGCGGGCTAGCTGCACAGCGCCAGCAATATTAATGGCTGAGGAGCCCCCCAGGCAGAGACCTTCGTGACGAAGCATGTCAAAGATATAGGGCAGGGCTTCGGCATCGCTGACCTCAAAGGCCTGATCGATATTGGCTAATCGTAAATTATCGGTAACCAAGCTTATACCAATGCCCTCGGTGATTGATCTACCCTCACCGCGCAATTCGCCATTGGTGAAATAATTATAAAGTGAAGAACCTTTGGGGTCGGCCAAACCAATCGTGATCTCGGGTTTGTGGGCTTTGAGGGCGCGACTGACACCAGCAAGAGTGCCGCCGGTGCCTACCGCACAAATAAAGCCGTCGATATTGCCAGCTGTTTGCTGCCAAATTTCTTGGCCAGTTGTGCGTTCATGGATGTCGGTATTGGCGGTATTATCAAATTGCCGAGCCCAAATTGCCCCGTTAGGCTCCGATTCATTTAAACTTTCGGCCAATCGTCGGGCTGTGTGAATATAGTGATTAGGGTCGCTGTAGCTCGTGGCGGTGACAAGGCGCAGGTCGGCACCGTATAAATCGAGTAATTCGATTTTTTCTCGGCTCTGGCTTTGGGGCATTACCACCACGCTGCGGTAACCTAGGGCGTTGGCGATAAGGGTCAGGCCAATCCCGGTGTTGCCAGCGGTGCCCTCGACGATGGTGCCACCCGGACGCAGCGTGCCCTTGGCTTCGGCGTCGCGAATTATGCCTAATGCGGTGCGGTCTTTAACAGAGCCACCTGGGTTGAGAAACTCTGCTTTGCCTAAAATGGTACAGCCGGTCAGTTCTGATACCTGTTTGAGGTGGATCAGTGGGGTATTGCCGATAAGCTCGGGCATTGACTTAAAAGTAGGCAAAGACATGATTTACTCCATTATTTACTGTCCTAATGGTATAGGTGAGGGGCTGAGGCGGCAATGCTAATTATAAAATGGCGCTATGCTGGGTTAATGAGCAATACTTAGAATTACTATAAGCTGTATAGGAAGGCATATGCTGAAAAGTATTTTGCGGCTACTGGTTTGTTTGGTGTTTTTTTTTGGTGGGATAGGCCATTTCCTGCTGGCCGAGGACTTTGCCGGTATCGTGCCGCCAATCTTGCCGTGGCCTTTGTTAATCGTGTGGCTAACGGGTGTGCTGGAACTGTTGCTGGTGATTGGTATATTGTTGCCGACGCTGCGCAGTGCGGCGGGTAAGCTTGCTGCGGTGTATTGCTTGCTGGTATTGCCCGCCAATATCTATCAAGCGCTCAGCGATATCCCTATTTTCGGCGGGCCGGTAGCACCAGAGCTATTGTGGTTGCGCATTCCGCTGCAGTTTGTTTTGATCGCGGCCATTCTGTGGTCCACCAATGATAATTCAGAAACCTTGATCCAGGCGCCCAACGGCGACGTATAAACGTATAACAAGGGGTTCATAAATGGCAGAACTTGCCGTCGAGCAAGCGCGCAATGGCGAATTTTGGGCCGACTGTGTAGAGCGTATTGCGCAAGAGCGCGATAAACACAGTTTCATGCAGTTGTTCGATTATTTTTCGCCGAGGGTTAATGCCTATTTGCTGGGGCAGGGCGCGGAGCCTGCCATGGCTGAAGACTTAAGCCAAGAGGCCTTGCTAGCCCTGTGGAATAAAGCCCATTTGTACTCGCGTGAGAAAGCGGCGGTCAGCACCTGGTTATTTCGTGTTGCCAGAAATCTGTGGATTGATCGATTGCGTAAGCAGCGCGGTATCGCCTATGAGTCGGACGAGAATTTGGCCGAGACGGTGGATGACGAGGCGCGCTTAAATGCTGATGGCGAGCGTTTAAAGGCGGTGCTAGACACCTTGCCGCAGAGTCAGGCGCAAGTGGTCTACAAGTCTTATTACGAAGGCAAGAGCCACAGCGAGATTGCCGGTGAAACCGGAATGCCTTTAGGTAGCGTTAAATCAAGTTTGCGGCTGGCGATAAAAGCTTTTCGTCAGCATTTTGGAGAAGATGGCGTATGAGCCGTATTGAGCATCACCCGAATCAAGAAACCCTGCTTAGCTATGCGGCGGGCGCATTGCCCGCTGGCTTGGCCTTAGTGGTTGGCTGCCATCTGCAGTATTGCCCGGAGTGCCGGGTGAGCGTGAATGCCGGTGAGGTGTTGGGCGCGGGCTTGATGGTCGCGTTGACGCCAAAGGCACTTTCCGCTCGGGCGAGGACAAATATTCTTGAACAGCTAGATACTAATTTAAGCGAAAGTAAGCACGCCGAGAAACTCTGCGTGCCTGATGATAAGGCGAATTCAAATGCCTCTGTGCCTGAGGCAATTCCTCGGTTATTACACCGTTTTCTGCAGGAAGATAGTTTTGACGCATTACCCTGGAAGCGGACTATTGCGCCAGGTTTAAAGCAGATTATTCTTAGCTGTGATGAAGGCGATGTGCGCTTACTGAGGATTGCCGCAGGTAAAAGAATGCCTGTGCACAGTCATCGTGGCAGCGAATTGACCATGATCTTACGCGGCGGCTACAGCGATAATGTGGGCAAATTTAATGCCGGTGACGTTGCAGATCTCGATGCCAGCGTTGAGCATCAGCCCGTTGCCGATAGCGACGAAGACTGTATTTGCCTTGCCGGTATGGATGCGCCCTTAGCGTTTCGGGGGTGGTTAGCTCGGTTAATACAGCCGATTGTCGGTATGTGATGGTCTTGCTTGCTCAGTAACAAAAACGGCAGCCTAGGCTGCCGTTTTTGTTACTGAGCGCTTAGATGATTAATATTCGTAAATCACGTCAACGCCGTAGCTGCGAGGGTCGCCCCAAATGACGGTGCGATCACTGTGAGGAAGGTTGTCGATGGCGGTAATTTCAAATTCTTCGTCGGCGAGGTTTTTGCCCCAAATGCCGATATTGAACTTACCGTAGTTGCCCACGGGTATTTCACTCAAGCTTAGGCGACCATTGACCAAGCCGTAATCACTAATAAAGGTGTTGCGAGCATTGTGGGCCCGCGACCCACCGTTGCGGTTGTCCATGAAGTTATAGCTTATGTTCACCGCTACCGTGCCCCAGTTCATATTGGCAATTGTCCAATCTGCTGCGGCGGTGTAAGAGTTTTTGGGCGCTGAGTAGAAAACAAAGCTGTCGGAAAGGTCATTGCCAAACTCGTCTTCGGCCTTGGTTACTTCAGCGTCCAAATACGCGTAGTTAAACATTAACATCAGGTTTTCGGTGGGTAAGTAGGTGATGTCGGCTTCTAAACCGCGCATGGTCGCTTCACCAGCGTTAGTCACCTTGGTGTCAGCAATGGTGCCAGACAAAATAAAGTTCAGCTGCATTTCGGTGTATTCACTGGTGAATACGTTGGCGTTAATCCGCAGGCGACGGTCGAGTAATTCGCTTTTTATACCGAGCTCGACAGAGGCAACATGCTCCTCATCAAAGCCGTCGGCAAAACCGAAGCCATAGACATTACCATCGGGGGCCGGTGTGGCCGTGTCGTCGCCTTTACCCGGTGTGCCGGGGGCTTCGCCGGTGGCGCCGCGCTGCGGGTCGCGGGTGTTGAAACCACCCGATTTATACGCTTGCACAAATTTGCCGTAGACATTGATGTCGTCGGTGACATCAAATTCGGCAATAAAGCTAAAGGACGAATCGTCAAAGTCTTTTTGGGCTTGAACGTTATTAAAGGCGCGATCACCCGGTATTAAAAAGCCGCCCTGCTCGAGAATTGGCGCCAAGGTGCCAAGGTTCTCCATGTCGATCGCCATATCTAATGAGCGGATTTCGACATAGGTTTTATCGGTTTGATTTTTTAGGGCCTCGCGCTCGTCTTGGGAATAGCGTGCACCAAAGGTTAGGTGCATGCGCTCGTCGAGAATACGGGGCGTCCAGGTGAACTGGCCGTAAGCGGCGATGGCGGTGTTCTTAATGTCGTAGCGCTGGGAGAGCATGTTTACCAGGTGCACGTCACCGCTGTCTAATAATACTGAACCTATTGCTGCGCCCAGTACAGGAATGGGAATAACGCCATCACTGATTTCAGAGCTGAACTGATGGTGGAGCGGACTATTGTTTTCCGTGGCTTCTTCTTCGAAATAATACGCTCCCGTGATGTAGTCGATACTGCCATTGAGTGCCGAGCCGCTAAATTGGAACTCGTGGGAAAATTGCTCTTGGTTGATTTGCGGTACCACGAGCGGCAGGCAATCTTCGCCGGTTTGCGCCTGGACTGAGGGACCACAATAGGCGTGGGAGTCGGTGCGGTAGTTTTCGGAGCCAATACCACCGCCGAGATCCGCGTAAGCGGCGTCATAGAGTTCTCGATAGGCGCCAATGTATTTAAGTTGGGCGTTCTCAAAGGTTTTGGTGATGATTAATGAGTGGCCTTCAATTTCGGTGGCCGAGGTTTCCAGTGGCCTGGCAGTAGCCATGTCGTCGAAGCGATCTTCGCTGTGCTTGGACTGGGTAACGGCGTATTCCCGAACCGGCTCGGCCTGCCCCTTGTTTTGTACCCCTGGGCGGATCGATTGGT
It includes:
- the tnpA gene encoding IS66 family insertion sequence element accessory protein TnpA is translated as MTTINKAQFWQDHVTAWQGSGLSQAAYCKQHEIKFHNFAYWRNRLSPAKAPSAKLLKLGGMPASSRMIMNLPLGVRLELSASDLPVVLPAVLQLLRESN
- the mtnC gene encoding acireductone synthase, which encodes MVNTILTDIEGTTSSIHFVHEVLFPYAAKNLPEFVRGNHTKPEVSSALQDVAALAGIAADDIEALIAQLLHWISDDKKVTPLKSLQGLVWEHGYRNGDYQAHIYADALDSLKAWHQQGLGLYVYSSGSVYAQKLFFEFNEGGDLSGLFKGYFDTVTGAKREAESYQKIQKAIGKPASEILFLSDIVEELDAAAEVGMHTAWLQRDAAEMEYHPHHRCVRSFADIELSALR
- a CDS encoding 1,2-dihydroxy-3-keto-5-methylthiopentene dioxygenase, which translates into the protein MSTLTIFADSDSNQSLVHSTEPSEISRLLGAEGVRFEQWQTRDDTRAGDSQDTVLAAYADDVERLIREQGYQTVDVISIASDNPQKDALRQKFLDEHTHSEDEVRFFVEGQGLFALHIGDKVFEILCEKGDLLSVPANTKHWFDLGPEPDLVAIRFFNNPDGWVANYTGSKIADAYSRIAATN
- a CDS encoding methylthioribulose 1-phosphate dehydratase, translating into MIDSKYFYQQAVALAAAGDELYRRGWVPATSGNFSCRLNAESAIVTASGNHKGRLSPSDFIAVDLRAKPISSGKPSAETALHTQLYARFAHIGAVLHCHSPAATVLSMALANSPELVLENYELLKAFDGVDTHATRVSIPIFANTQDIDALAVEADQYLAEHPLCPAYLIRGHGVYCWGKDLDACMRNLEAVDFLLHCELERMRLSR
- the mtnA gene encoding S-methyl-5-thioribose-1-phosphate isomerase, with amino-acid sequence MTSPSAIKWSTQQLQLLDQRILPAQIEYLSYSEPFAVAEAIRNMVVRGAPAIGITAAYGMVLAAQQLTSTPASVAAWCQALSAARSALANSRPTAVNLFWALERCDRVIEEQGNGGNVLGALTALAENIHAEDIKLNQRIGDFGASLIPANSVVYTHCNAGALATGGYGTALGVIRSAYRDGNIRGVIAGETRPWLQGARLTSWELMQDGIPVTLAIEGAAAHLMREQKPSWIIVGADRVAANGDAANKIGTYNLAIIAKYHGVKVMVAAPTSTFDANIDGEQIPIEQRPGEEISHSFGQRIAPENINIANPAFDVTPAALIDAIVTEHGIIHAPNRDKVLAHLRAAADS
- a CDS encoding DUF2489 domain-containing protein — protein: MGEYGVWLVAATLIIVVLMVIAGRLLWQLREQRRREQAERSGFQNELEVQGVAAREGISILTRSYLAGQLGASECALRVAVLAETAAVDSAYSADIAVFSDMAASLAHIPTHADWKALSAEERASYSAEMGLLEARYLDSLQRAAEHLSKIT
- a CDS encoding TetR/AcrR family transcriptional regulator, whose product is MATRRNTKERILDVAEGLFAQQGFAATSVSEIAAQVGISSPGIYKHFSNKFAIYEQVCHRLFTPLAEATRGMAADADFADTSQQIYQVLSLLATTPNTARIVQHATLARDETLDLLSDRWYRKFFSSISDPAKNPDKDWINVPTAMAFHCMILGYVTLAPLHHSIFGVDPLQPEQLEAQLKFQQNMVSGLNHLMQHQNILK
- a CDS encoding GIDE domain-containing protein; this translates as MSADYLSLGISAAIALGCAYGSLSRLHSARIIEDTPTSKIRSAHQGYVELIGFAKAGTSELLLSGLSQTPCLWYRYNIERYESSGKNSHWRSVERKTSEQPFILNDGTGDCIVYPDRAEVSTLRKKVWKGSERHPNSTLSKHSLFGSRYRYTEEILCADDLLYIIGQFQTRHPPSASELQEKAMATILNDWKRDYDQLVARFDRNGDGEIDLQEWDLVRAEALRKAQRQYRNQTPPAPVHTISYSPSRRQPYMIASSEPDSLSKRFRWQAFFLLVASLGSAVAFMWLIAQ
- a CDS encoding LemA family protein, translating into MEIGLIISLAVVLFSIFYLVMLYNGLVSLKHAVSKHLANIDVLLKQRHDELPKLIETCKQYMKHEQETLSKVITARQQVSVAQSNHDIIALGQAETNLRASTGQLFALAENYPELKADSSFAALQNRISELENAIADRREVYNEAVNNNNVRIEQFPDVIIARWFRFHAFDLLKFAKSEVQDVDIKSLFN
- a CDS encoding cytochrome P450, whose protein sequence is MPECPFANLLDPDTYAQGMPYEALQKFRQAGPVLKMDDPLTGVPYWAVVGQQELDYVSKNPALFSSALRSSFPMEHPQDMVDLIFSHTIINMDPPRHQKVRRIVREAFTPKRVDSYEPAFRAHAKRILDNVVARGECEFVEEVAAELPLIAILELLGVPLSDRKQFFDWTNTMIFADDPDMATSELDGQIAAGDCINYALQLAAKHRSEPMNNITGALLDGEVDGEGISEEDFAWMFILILVGGNESTRTVISHGMRLLMEHPEQLQYLVDNPAKIPAAIDEILRFNTAFIQMRRTATQDIELGGQAIKAGDKVILHYHAVNHDEAVFGDDAMQFDVRRAERMPKLAQQVRSFGIGQHFCIGSHLARLELLVMFEEIIPRLRKPRTNGELEYIRSYFVNGIKKMPIRFEAGH
- a CDS encoding cysteine synthase A, with translation MSLPTFKSMPELIGNTPLIHLKQVSELTGCTILGKAEFLNPGGSVKDRTALGIIRDAEAKGTLRPGGTIVEGTAGNTGIGLTLIANALGYRSVVVMPQSQSREKIELLDLYGADLRLVTATSYSDPNHYIHTARRLAESLNESEPNGAIWARQFDNTANTDIHERTTGQEIWQQTAGNIDGFICAVGTGGTLAGVSRALKAHKPEITIGLADPKGSSLYNYFTNGELRGEGRSITEGIGISLVTDNLRLANIDQAFEVSDAEALPYIFDMLRHEGLCLGGSSAINIAGAVQLARKLGPGHTIVTILCDYGDRYKSKLFNPVFLENMGLPAPDWTRN